The Notolabrus celidotus isolate fNotCel1 chromosome 6, fNotCel1.pri, whole genome shotgun sequence nucleotide sequence ATCAGTATTTaagtttacattttcttttgtctgcTTAGATTaaatgaacactttttttttttttttttacataaatataTTGCAGAAGATGATTGAGGGGTATGTTTAGAAACTTTTCCACATTTGTTCTGCACAGTGCAATTGCTCAGTCGATTTTACTTGAGTTACCGGTCTCTGTGACAGagtaaaacagctgatcagaCGATGGTTAACACTGGAAGTTGTTAACCTTGTCCCAAAGACggttgcaaattaaaaaaaaaaagtttatggTTTTAAGAAAGCAAACTTCAAAGTATCTTTGCAGAGTAATATCAAAATAATAGTATCCCACCTTTGCACTGATTTAGCAGCTTTTTAATGTTCAATCAGTGCAGAAGTCAGAAGGGAAGGATTGGTTTCTTTGAGTGGAGATTTCATGACTGTAGGAACTATAGTGATGGACGAGTCACTGCATTTTGATGCTTCTCAAACAGCAAAGTGAGTCAGTTACCCCTGTATGGAAGCATTTGActtctttttgtatttacatGAAGCTTTTCAAACTATGGAACTGTACTTGATGTGtaactgtgttgttgtgtgtttgtccaGAGATGTGGTATGGAGTGTTTCTGTGGGCGGCCGTCTCCTCTCTGGTCTTCCACCTacctgctgctctgctctccctTGCTACACTGCGACAGCACAAGATGGCTCGCTTCATGCCCCTTGCCATCCTACTAATGGGCATTGTTGGACCAATCTTTGGGGGAGTCCTGACCAGTAAGTCTTGTGCAAATCATGTTTACTTTCTAAGTTCCCCAAGTATGGGGTGTGTGCCAAGACCAAGGCCAATCCAATACTTATGATCTTACTTACTGATCTATATGACACGGTTAAATGATGGAAGATGGTTCATTCAAAGATCAGTGTTTGTGAGGAGGCTGTTCAATAAACTAGGGAACAAATAACAGTAATCTTGCTAATAAATGTGTCTGCTACAATCTCATCTGCTGCTTCAAAACCATCTTAGTGGTTCTGTCCCTTTCTCTTGGGCTCCAGCTCATTAACCTCTGTAGTCATCATTCAGATTATAAATCCTAAATATGAAGCTTCTAAGATATAACTTAGTCCACTTGATATGTAACGTAGATCCTtcttattataataattttcCAGGAACTGCATacaaaggcgtttttcgactgcaggaactctaccccggaactagggactttacccctgaactatgtgcgtttcgaccggaggaaccagggtctaaatttagttcaggggtagataatctctccactgaaaagcccctgcttggggggtagtactttttaaaggtcctgggactttcgcttgaacgtaacggtgtttgtgaagtttacacagttgttgaaacacagagggagttccatACAGaggggaatgcatactagtttagtttttttattaagatataaaaatcaaaatattattacatttttttttctctccatacgtcactggcctgattcgCACAATCAGGACTTCAgctcgcggtcgaaacgcagacaacaatgggggcacaggaaccttttagttccgggggaaagtagttctgggggctaaaagaccccagaactcttggtcgaaatgcacctcaacTGAATGACTGCAAATCTTTTTCCACAATCAGTCCAAGCTGCTGCTTAATGCTGATGTGTTTAACCCTCTCTCTTCAGGTGCAGCCATAGCAGGAGTGTACAAAGCAGCGGGGAAGAAGATGATCTCTCTGGAGGCTCTTGTATTCGGTGTCGGACAGTCGTTTTGTGTCCTGGTCATCTCCTTCCTCAGGGTACTTGCCACCCTTTAGCAGCACGGAGGCCAGCCTGTCTGGCTCAGATCCTGCCAGCTCAGTCTGACAGCAGTTGCACCTTCTCCCGAACATGACCTGAGTTTATCATGGTAACAAGACTTGATTCCTGTCAAACCCTGGGAAAGATGGAAACCAGTCAGGCCAGGACATGATGTCATTTCCAACTCATGGATGAGGACCAGACAAGACTTTTCACACTTGTTGTGTAAGCAGCACTAAGCCTTCTGACATTATGATGTCCACTGCAGGACAGCACAATGCTGCGTTCACATCACTGCTTAAAACGATGTCCTCAGTTGATtccaaagtgaagaaaaaacgTGAATAGTCATGATTTAATAACGTTCCCTGATGTGAAGGCAGCAGGACGCTGTGGTTACAGGTTAGCAGCAGGATGACACTAACCTTTCTCAGgggatctgtgtgtttgtgtgtttttgtctctgtcacTGATGGTTCGACTCCATGCAAtgactgcagagagacagaaaacaggagGATGATGGTTTTATGCAAGAATCTGGCTGTTTCCCTTGGAGGCCTTAATTTCTATTTTCTAACTTCCAAAGTGGTTTTTATCTTCAGGGCTGTCTCTTGCTGCTCTTTTTGTTCTTCCTCGTTTTTTTTAGTTCAAATGAGTTAAAGTCCAActgcctgtgtgttttttttaaaattccaaATTAGTTTGAAGCACCTGAAACACGTTCCCTTCAAGCTTTATGAGGACACGACTAAGGAGGGGTTTGCAGACGTAGATGTAGGTTTTAGAGAacgttttatgttttctttctcatctcttgtttgtttctgagcAGATCAGAGGATTGAACACTGGGCATCAATGTGCTACGATTACTGAACAAACCCAAATACGGGaacctttgatttttttaaaaatctctatGAATGATAGTTTGTTTTACTGATGTGTCATGATGTGACATTTGTATATATTCTAAATTATTTCCAGGTCTTTGTAGCTTTTTTATCTTTAAGACCAAACATGAActtctttttgatttttctgCGCACAATGTGGAAACAATGTTTGAACAGAAGTGCACTCCCTCATTGTTTTTATGGGCTCATCAAATTCTTCAGTCTTCTCTGGCTGAATTAGTTTAGTTGCTTTTGGTGATTGACAAGTGCTTTTAATTAGTTTCTGATGGGAAACttgcatatatatatttttaaatgttaaaactcctTATTGTTTGCAGGAGTCACCATtaagttttgattttatttctttttaactttgacACGGTAAAAAGCTGCCTCGGTTTCATtacaaacaacatgaaataattCTGCCATCAGCCTGACATGATTCAGCTCCATTCACGCTGGTTTTTGTTCGGACAGTTTCCTCTTTATTGTCAGAGTTAGATCCACTTTCAGGAGGTCCAGGGGCAGCAGTAAGCTCTGAAACCCAGGATTCCCCAAGTTTTGAGCTTAAATATTACCCCTGTCACTCTAATATCACAAGAAGTCAAATTAAAAAGGTGACACAAAGTTCTTTAACAAGAAGGGGCTTTGAATTTAGATTGAATTAAAATCAGCCTCTATACTTGAAATGAGATCCCTGTATTTTTACTActtacatgtttaatattttgggGTCTATCAGGTACAACAATTTTTGAAAGGCTCAATTCAATTCGAAGGCTTAAGTTTGCAGCACCTTAATTTGGTCTAATGACAGCAAAGTAATACCTGTAATCTGCCCAATTAGCCACTGAAACAAAGTGCTTGTTTTCAGCACCGACACTCTTGGTATCCGAAAGCAGAGCAGAAAGGATCCCAACAGAAACAAGGCTTTTAAttctttttaaatcagacaAAGCTGCACTCTCTTTTTAAAGCTACAGGACTGAGGACACAGGTTGATTGTCTCCCCtgcttccatcagtgagagtttttttctgtcagtgttTATTTCATAAATGCTGTGTTAATCAGAGCCTTTGTATATTGGTTAATTTGTTTGTATTGTGTGACTTTAAGCAAACACAATATTTATGTCATCTATCCAATCAGCTGGGGACCAACAACTCCTGCTCTCTCAGCCCAAATCCTTGCTTCTTGCTGAAGCATTATACTGGAGACATTTTAGACACATTTTTTCTACCTAAAAGACATTTTAACTCAAAATATATCTGGGCCAAGCTTTTCCTATCTACCACACATTTTAATGCTGAATTGAGCGTTAATAACTTTTcttggagttttttttaaaatttggttTCTACCCGACATTCCAACTACAATATTTTCCTTTATGTTTCTCCCTCCACTGTAATACTCACACACTATGATAGTGCCCCAACATGACCAGATATGCCTGCAACCCTGAATGCATTGAAGTCTCTTTATCaccctctgagctgcagcttcaTCTTCATTCATTTGTCAGTGAAACCAGTTTCCTGGAAGCTGGTGGGccagtaaatgttaaatgtgttaaTATTCACAGCACACATGTAATCTGAACTCactgtttttttcctcataaTCCCTGTGAAGAATTTATCTAACCCTCCAAACCAAAGATGGCTTGAATTCTTCTTTGTGTACTCCACAAGCTACACTTCAGTTGTGTAACATCTATAGCAATTCTCTCTAAAGCGTTTGTAAATATGCAACAAATCTGATCGAAGCTTGAATGTCCAGTTGTAGGCTTAGATGAAGACGGGAATTAAAATGTATACAAAGAGGGAAGGTCACGTTCATACTGTAATGAGTTGACTTTGATGAGAGCGTACACAGATTGTAAACAAAGTGTACACAAGTTCGGCACCCACTCCTTGTAGACACATTTTAACTGTGAGTCGACTTTTGAAGCCTCCAGATATAATCCCTCACCAAACTACTGCATCCAATCAAAACCAGAGCTCTCTGGATTAATCGATTTATTGTTTGGGCTTTAAAGTGGTTAGAGATGTTGAGAGGTGTTTTGAAAAAATACGTCAGCAGAGAAATTATTATCTAATAAATCAAATCTTACAGATTACCAGAATAGTTCACAATGAATATAAAGCTTGCTCACTAGCGGATGAATCATTGGAGCTTTAATGTCAGTGAacatttcagttttcttcagtgtaaaAATTCAGTGTGTGGCATTGCACTGTGCATATATGTTGTGAGGTGTACTTATTTAAGCAGACATAAATGAAAGTATACATATATGTTTGATGATGCGGTGGAAAATCAGCATCTCATTGAATTGCAGTCTGGCTGTCGCTGAAACAAATGAGCCTTGTTTGGATGAACTGTTGTCGAGCCCTCAGCCTTGCTTTTATGCTGTACAATTTggagaatgtttatttttttatggttGTGTAAtttcactgtttgtgtgtgctctCTGGTTCTGGTACAGCAGCACTTACTTTTAACACCTTGGcattgattatttatttgtttaattttttaatcCATGTGTTAATTTAACTAATTTAGCCCTGATACACAGTTGAAAACAAAACGATTAGATTTCTGAGCTTTCAGCACTTTTATTTCTTTGACTTTGTGGAATCAGTTCATTACCCTGGCCCTTGTTAAAAACGATTAAATCATTCCCATGTTCTTGGGTAATCATTGGGTATTATTTCTTAATTGTATTTGTTAGAGACACCTTTAAATGCTTAAACACACAGACTGGACTGTTCAGGACAAACCCTTTACATGGGATTGTATTGTGTTCTTGGAGCCACTGAGCAGATTAGTGTTAACTGTAGTTACGTGTTGATTCACAAAAATGCTAATCTGAactaaaaaaaagagtaaaggTTAAGGAAAGTAGCTGCACGTGCCTGCTACGGTGAAATCCAGCAGTTCAGTTGAATTAGTTTTCTAA carries:
- the tmem170a gene encoding transmembrane protein 170A, which produces MQDRFSDLGFAQQIHGLNFVPRKNGTYRGNDTSLSDFSEMWYGVFLWAAVSSLVFHLPAALLSLATLRQHKMARFMPLAILLMGIVGPIFGGVLTSAAIAGVYKAAGKKMISLEALVFGVGQSFCVLVISFLRVLATL